The Pecten maximus chromosome 11, xPecMax1.1, whole genome shotgun sequence genome has a segment encoding these proteins:
- the LOC117338456 gene encoding angiopoietin-related protein 7-like — protein sequence MEPSNETCQTNRFVPAERRIPFTGTAGSNWNNRNVPLNGTRLKIIISVLGNCSHINIKSPSGVYKTETQEGKSLDLFCDTDTDDGPWTVIQRRTSGDVDFYRKWTDYKNGFGDLLGSFWIGNDNLHLLTTIPMILRVELEAWDGTRGYAQYSEFQVANEDQNYRLFVQGFSGNVSHDAMDYHSGQAFSTYDRDNDQRSDNCAMDVLGGWWYNGCYHTNLNGGYFTFNGHENSKAMDWWYFPSARHQAIPLKRTRMMIR from the exons ATGGAACCCTCAAATGAGACGTGCCAGACGAACCGGTTCGTTCCAGCGGAACGTCGCATTCCATTTACCGGAACGGCCGGTTCGAACTGGAACAACCGGAACGTTCCGCTAAATGGAACACGCT TAAAAATTATCATTTCAGTTTTAGGCAATTGTTCCCATATCAACATCAAATCTCCCTCTGGTGTCTACAAAACTGAAACACAGGAAGGCAAAAGTCTCGACTTGTTCTGTGATACGGACACTGACGACGGACCGTGGACC GTGATACAGAGACGAACAAGTGGAGATGTAGATTTCTATCGCAAGTGGACAGACTACAAGAACGGTTTCGGAGATCTACTGGGAAGTTTCTGGATTG GCAATGACAACCTTCACCTCCTAACTACCATCCCGATGATCCTACGTGTGGAACTAGAGGCCTGGGACGGGACAAGAGGATATGCCCAGTACTCAGAATTCCAGGTGGCCAATGAAGATCAGAATTACAGACTTTTCGTACAGGGGTTCTCCGGCAACGTTTCTC ATGATGCCATGGACTACCATAGTGGACAAGCCTTCAGCACGTACGACCGGGACAACGACCAAAGATCTGATAACTGTGCCATGGACGTACTGGGTGGTTGGTGGTACAATGGATGTTATCACACGAACCTGAACGGGGGATATTTCACATTCAATGGACATGAGAATTCCAAAGCAATGGACTGGTGGTACTTCCCTAGCGCTCGTCATCAAGCTATTCCTTTAAAGAGAACCAGGATGATGATTCGATAG